In Aedes albopictus strain Foshan chromosome 3, AalbF5, whole genome shotgun sequence, the following are encoded in one genomic region:
- the LOC109398877 gene encoding cyclin-C, protein MAGNFWQSSHHQQWILDKQDLIRERQHDLKNLTEEEYQKIFMFFANVIQVLGEQLKLRQQVIATATVYFKRFYARNSLKCIDPLLLAPTCILLASKVEEFGVISNSRLITTCQTVIKNKFSYAYQQEFPYRTNHILECEFYLLENLDCCLIVYQPYRPLLQLIQDIGQEDQLLTLTWRLINDSLRTDVSLLYPPYQIAIGCLQIACVILQKELKAWFAELNVDMEKVQEIARAILNVFELWKSYDEKEIQGLLEKMPKPKPAPQR, encoded by the exons ATGGCCGGAAACTTTTGGCAAAGCTCCCACCATCAACAATGGATATTGGACAAGCAGGACCTCATTCGCGAGAGGCAGCACGACTTGAAAAATCTCACCGAAGAGGAGTACCAAAAGATCTTCATGTTCTTTGCGAACGTTATTCAAGTACTCGGCGAGCAGCTGAAGCTCCGCCAGCAAGTCATTGCCACTGCCACGGTGTATTTTAAGCGGTTCTACGCCCGCAATTCGCTCAAATGCATCGACCCGCTGCTGCTGGCGCCGACGTGCATCCTTCTGGCGTCCAAAGTGGAAGAGTTCGGAGTCATCTCCAACTCGCGGCTGATCACCACTTGCCAAACGGTGATCAAAAATAAATTTAGCTACGCCTATCAGCAGGAGTTTCCCTACCGGACCAACCACATCCTGGAGTGTGAGTTCTACTTGCTGGAAAATCTGGACTGCTGTTTGATTGTGTATCAGCCTTACCGCCCGCTGCTACAACTGATCCAGGACATTGGCCAGGAGGATCAACTGCTGACGCTTACCTGGCGTTTGATCAACGATTCCCTTCGGACGGATGTTAGTCTACTGTATCCACCATATCAG ATCGCCATTGGCTGCCTGCAGATTGCATGTGTGATTCTACAGAAGGAACTGAAGGCTTGGTTCGCCGAGCTGAATGTGGACATGGAGAAAGTGCAGGAGATTGCCCGGGCCATTCTGAATGTCTTCGAACTGTGGAAAAGCTACGACGAAAAGGAAATCCAGGGCCTGCTGGAGAAGATGCCAAAGCCGAAACCGGCCCCGCAGCGGTGA